One window from the genome of Roseomonas haemaphysalidis encodes:
- a CDS encoding alpha/beta fold hydrolase, translating to MSEPRLGALRVPLPFGPVDLRWAEWGPADGAPVVCVHGLTRTGRDFDTLARELAGDGRRVICPDMPGRGLSSWLPDGSLYAVPSYLAALAPLLAGLGRFDWVGTSMGGLIGMALASLPGNRVGRLVLNDVGAEIPAAALAGIAAYVGFGPDFAGIDALEAHLRVIHAGFGPLSPAEWRHLAETSARMTPGGRVTLHYDPAIAKPMQAAAPTDIVLWPMWDALDRPVLLLRGETSPLLTAATAARMALKPGVTLATIAGCGHAPALMDPAQTGMIRGFLRD from the coding sequence TTGTCTGAACCCCGCCTCGGCGCGCTGCGCGTCCCGCTCCCCTTCGGCCCGGTGGATCTCCGCTGGGCCGAATGGGGGCCGGCGGACGGCGCGCCGGTGGTCTGCGTGCATGGCCTGACCCGCACGGGCCGGGACTTCGACACCCTGGCCCGAGAGCTGGCCGGGGACGGGCGTCGGGTGATCTGCCCGGACATGCCCGGGCGTGGCCTGTCCTCCTGGCTACCGGATGGCAGCCTCTACGCCGTGCCAAGCTACCTCGCGGCGCTGGCGCCGCTGCTGGCGGGGCTGGGGCGGTTCGACTGGGTCGGGACCTCGATGGGCGGGCTGATCGGCATGGCGCTCGCCAGCCTGCCGGGGAACAGGGTCGGGCGGCTGGTGCTCAACGACGTGGGCGCCGAGATCCCGGCGGCGGCGCTGGCCGGCATCGCCGCCTATGTCGGCTTCGGGCCAGACTTCGCCGGGATTGACGCGCTGGAAGCGCATCTGCGCGTCATCCACGCCGGCTTCGGACCGCTGTCGCCGGCCGAATGGCGGCACCTGGCCGAGACATCGGCGCGCATGACGCCCGGCGGCCGCGTGACGTTGCACTACGACCCGGCCATCGCCAAGCCGATGCAGGCCGCCGCGCCGACGGACATCGTGTTGTGGCCGATGTGGGATGCGCTGGACCGGCCGGTGCTGCTGCTGCGCGGTGAAACCAGCCCCCTGCTGACCGCGGCCACGGCCGCCCGCATGGCCCTGAAGCCCGGCGTGACGCTGGCGACCATCGCCGGCTGCGGCCACGCTCCGGCCCTCATGGACCCGGCGCAGACCGGCATGATCCGCGGTTTCCTGCGCGATTAG
- a CDS encoding CaiB/BaiF CoA transferase family protein produces MTEPTGPLKGLRVVDLTRVLAGPTCTQMLGDLGAEVIKIERPEAGDDTRGFAPPFMPNTRESAYFVGVNRNKKSITLDIAKPEAQAIVHQLLESADILVENFKVGALAKYGLGWEQLKEKYPGLIYCSITGFGQTGPYAPRPGYDALIQAMGGVMSLTGEIEGEPQKVGIPVADLFAGLYGTIGILAALRHKQATGQGQQIDISMLDTHVAWLANQGMNYLATGQNPPRLGNQHPNIVPYQVFPTADGYMVLSIGNDPTFERFCKNFGLEHLLADERYSTNAARVGNRALVTETLTALTRTKPTDEWIAKLEALKIGCGPINTLEKVFADPHVQAREMLVTMDHASGEPVTVIANPVKLSATPPDYRSAAPVLGQHTDEVLASLGHDAAAIAKLRDGGIV; encoded by the coding sequence ATGACTGAACCGACCGGACCGCTCAAGGGCCTGCGCGTGGTGGACCTCACCCGCGTGCTCGCCGGCCCCACCTGCACGCAGATGCTCGGCGACCTCGGCGCCGAGGTGATCAAGATCGAACGTCCCGAGGCGGGGGACGACACGCGCGGCTTCGCGCCGCCCTTCATGCCGAACACGCGGGAAAGCGCCTACTTCGTCGGCGTCAACCGCAACAAGAAGTCCATCACGCTGGATATCGCCAAGCCCGAGGCGCAGGCGATCGTCCACCAGCTTCTGGAATCCGCCGACATCCTGGTGGAGAACTTCAAGGTCGGCGCGCTGGCCAAGTACGGGCTGGGCTGGGAACAGCTGAAGGAGAAGTATCCCGGGCTGATCTACTGCTCCATCACCGGCTTCGGCCAAACCGGCCCCTACGCGCCGCGCCCGGGCTACGACGCTCTGATCCAGGCGATGGGCGGCGTGATGTCGCTGACCGGCGAGATCGAGGGCGAGCCGCAGAAGGTCGGCATCCCGGTGGCGGACCTGTTCGCGGGGCTCTACGGCACCATCGGCATCCTGGCGGCGCTGCGGCACAAGCAGGCGACGGGGCAGGGGCAGCAGATCGACATCAGCATGCTGGACACGCACGTGGCGTGGCTGGCCAACCAGGGCATGAACTACCTGGCCACCGGGCAGAACCCGCCGCGGCTGGGCAACCAGCACCCCAACATCGTGCCCTACCAGGTGTTCCCCACGGCCGATGGCTACATGGTGCTGTCCATCGGCAACGACCCGACGTTCGAGCGGTTCTGCAAGAACTTCGGGCTGGAGCACCTGCTGGCGGACGAACGTTACAGCACCAACGCCGCCCGCGTCGGCAACCGCGCGCTGGTGACCGAAACGCTGACGGCGCTGACCAGGACCAAGCCCACCGACGAGTGGATCGCCAAGCTGGAAGCGCTGAAGATCGGCTGCGGCCCGATCAACACGCTGGAAAAGGTCTTCGCCGACCCGCATGTCCAGGCCCGCGAGATGCTGGTGACGATGGACCATGCCTCGGGCGAGCCGGTTACGGTGATCGCCAATCCCGTGAAGCTTTCCGCCACGCCGCCGGACTACCGCTCGGCCGCCCCCGTGCTCGGCCAGCACACGGACGAGGTGCTGGCCTCGCTCGGGCACGATGCCGCCGCCATCGCGAAGCTGCGGGACGGCGGGATTGTCTGA
- a CDS encoding SLC13 family permease, producing the protein MSPAIASILGLVVMFVIGTALPINMGALAFALAFLIGTFIVGMGANAILAGFPGDLFVTLVGITYLFAIAQKNGTIDLLVHWAVRGVGGRIALIPWVMFCVAAVLTAIGAVSPAAVAIIAPIALRFARHYRIDPLMMGLLVIHGAQGGGFSPISIYGGITNQIVERAGMEGSEVFLFLASLIFNLLVAIGVFVAFGGLKLLGRRDTGGDNSLEQGGGASVDVRGHGGTPASAGHAVRETATRDQMLTLAGLVILGVGSLAFGLNVGMVAITIAVILALLSPEAQKGAIDKVSWSTVLLISGVITYVAVLQKSGAVDMVSNSVTNLGMPLLAALLLCYVGGIVSAFASSVGVLGAIIPLAVPLMMQGHIGPAGMVAALAISATIVDVSPFSTNGALVVANAAESERDTLFRRFLIYSGLVVALGPLLAWAILVVPNWM; encoded by the coding sequence TTGTCTCCTGCCATTGCCTCCATCCTGGGGCTGGTCGTCATGTTCGTGATCGGCACCGCGCTGCCGATCAACATGGGCGCCCTGGCCTTCGCGCTCGCCTTTCTGATCGGCACCTTCATCGTCGGCATGGGCGCCAATGCCATCCTGGCGGGCTTTCCCGGGGATCTGTTCGTCACCCTGGTCGGCATCACCTACCTGTTCGCCATCGCGCAGAAGAACGGCACCATCGACCTTTTGGTGCATTGGGCGGTGCGCGGCGTCGGCGGCCGCATCGCGCTGATCCCGTGGGTGATGTTCTGCGTGGCGGCGGTGCTGACCGCCATCGGTGCCGTCAGCCCGGCGGCGGTGGCCATCATCGCGCCGATCGCGCTGCGCTTCGCGCGGCACTACAGGATCGACCCGCTGATGATGGGCCTGCTGGTGATCCATGGCGCGCAGGGGGGTGGCTTCTCGCCCATCAGCATCTATGGCGGCATCACCAACCAGATCGTCGAGCGCGCGGGCATGGAAGGCAGCGAGGTCTTCCTGTTTCTGGCCAGCCTGATCTTCAACCTGCTGGTCGCCATCGGGGTCTTCGTGGCCTTCGGCGGCTTGAAGCTGCTGGGCCGGCGCGACACGGGCGGCGACAACAGCCTGGAGCAGGGCGGCGGCGCCTCGGTCGATGTGCGCGGCCATGGCGGAACGCCGGCCAGCGCCGGCCACGCGGTGCGCGAAACGGCCACGCGCGACCAGATGCTGACCCTGGCGGGGCTGGTCATCCTGGGCGTCGGCTCGCTGGCCTTCGGGCTCAACGTCGGCATGGTGGCCATCACCATCGCGGTGATCCTGGCGCTGCTGTCGCCGGAAGCGCAGAAGGGCGCGATCGACAAGGTCAGCTGGTCCACCGTGCTGCTGATCTCGGGTGTCATCACCTATGTCGCGGTGCTGCAGAAGTCCGGCGCGGTGGACATGGTCAGCAACAGCGTCACCAACCTCGGCATGCCGCTGCTGGCGGCGCTGCTGCTGTGCTACGTGGGCGGCATCGTCTCGGCCTTCGCGTCCTCCGTCGGCGTGCTGGGCGCCATCATCCCGCTGGCGGTGCCGCTGATGATGCAGGGGCATATCGGCCCGGCCGGCATGGTGGCGGCGCTGGCCATCTCCGCCACCATCGTGGATGTCAGCCCCTTTTCCACCAATGGCGCGCTGGTGGTGGCCAATGCTGCTGAAAGCGAGCGCGACACGTTGTTCCGCCGCTTCCTGATCTATAGCGGCCTGGTGGTGGCGCTGGGCCCGCTGCTGGCCTGGGCCATTCTGGTCGTGCCGAACTGGATGTGA
- a CDS encoding malonyl-CoA decarboxylase produces MPISVTLGARTWLERLWSGIADRGRPYADVPGIARPPLVRAELLARSLLSERGEASGAAVARELLAVLHDLNPEDRAAFRQFLAGAFLPDEDALRAAARAYLDEPSAARAMTLFEKAEPPRQEVLRRMNMAPGGTAALVQLRRELLGELKKQPELKPLDADLHHLFTSWFNRGFLELRRIDWDTPAAILEKLIDYEAVHEIMGWDDLRRRLAPDRRCFAYLHRALPGEPLIFVEVALVRGLASAIQPLLAPPEGSSPDADTAIFYSISNCQDGLRGISFGNFLIKQVVEELKGELPQIRTFATLSPVPGFRRWLKRRLDRSADVLLPEEEAAILALHPPAEGEERPGAAALLDSLADGEWWADAATDAALRKPLMRLAAEYLTRPNTGMGNIDPVARFHLGNGARLERINWRGNTAPRGMAESFGIMVNYLYDPDSIEANHEAFTRSGAVARSASVDALLALPAVAAPKPRGGYLPRLLGGTTEGSDKPAA; encoded by the coding sequence ATGCCGATATCCGTCACGCTGGGGGCCCGCACCTGGCTGGAACGCCTGTGGTCCGGCATCGCCGATCGTGGCCGACCCTACGCCGATGTTCCCGGCATCGCCCGGCCGCCGCTGGTGCGGGCGGAACTCCTGGCGCGATCCCTGCTGTCGGAACGCGGAGAGGCCTCCGGCGCCGCGGTCGCGCGTGAGCTGCTGGCGGTGCTGCACGACCTGAACCCAGAAGACCGCGCGGCCTTCCGCCAATTTCTGGCCGGCGCCTTTTTGCCGGACGAGGACGCGCTGCGCGCCGCCGCCCGGGCCTATCTGGATGAGCCCAGCGCCGCCCGCGCCATGACCCTGTTCGAGAAGGCCGAGCCACCGCGTCAGGAGGTTCTGCGCCGGATGAACATGGCGCCCGGCGGCACCGCCGCTTTGGTGCAGCTGCGCCGCGAGCTGCTGGGCGAGCTGAAGAAGCAGCCGGAACTGAAGCCGCTCGACGCCGACCTGCACCACCTCTTCACTTCCTGGTTCAACCGGGGCTTCCTGGAGCTGCGGCGCATCGACTGGGATACGCCGGCCGCGATCCTGGAAAAGCTAATCGACTACGAGGCGGTGCACGAGATCATGGGCTGGGACGACCTGCGCCGCCGCCTGGCGCCGGACCGCCGCTGCTTCGCCTACCTGCACCGCGCCCTGCCGGGCGAGCCGCTGATCTTCGTGGAGGTTGCCCTGGTGCGGGGGCTGGCCAGCGCCATCCAGCCCCTGCTGGCGCCGCCCGAGGGCTCCAGCCCGGATGCGGATACGGCCATCTTCTACTCCATCTCCAACTGCCAGGACGGGCTGCGCGGCATCAGTTTCGGCAACTTCCTGATCAAGCAGGTGGTGGAGGAGCTGAAGGGCGAGCTGCCGCAGATCCGCACCTTCGCCACCTTGTCGCCCGTGCCGGGATTCCGCCGCTGGCTGAAGCGCCGCCTGGACCGCAGCGCCGACGTGCTATTGCCAGAAGAGGAGGCCGCCATCCTGGCGCTGCATCCGCCGGCGGAGGGCGAGGAGCGCCCCGGCGCGGCAGCGCTGCTCGACAGCCTGGCGGATGGCGAATGGTGGGCGGATGCGGCGACGGATGCTGCGCTGCGCAAGCCGCTGATGCGCCTTGCCGCCGAATACCTGACCCGCCCCAACACCGGCATGGGCAACATCGACCCTGTCGCCCGCTTCCACCTGGGCAACGGCGCCCGCCTGGAACGGATCAACTGGCGGGGCAACACCGCGCCGCGCGGCATGGCCGAATCCTTCGGCATCATGGTGAACTACCTGTACGACCCTGACAGCATCGAGGCGAACCACGAGGCCTTCACGCGCTCCGGCGCGGTCGCGCGCTCGGCCTCGGTCGATGCGCTTCTGGCCTTGCCGGCCGTCGCGGCCCCCAAGCCCCGCGGCGGCTACCTTCCACGCCTGCTGGGCGGCACTACCGAGGGCAGCGACAAGCCCGCCGCCTGA
- a CDS encoding GntR family transcriptional regulator, whose protein sequence is MTRSPATLAETIRLHLADDITAGRIAPGSVIDESALAERFGASRTPAREALRELASAGLVVIEPRRGARVASVTLEQLAEMFELMAETEAMCARLSTFRMTATERFALQSLHADFTADETALDAYDEYNRGFHALLYRGTHNSVLAEHAMALRLRLAPYRRAQFHEDRRIQRSFAEHGAILEQVLRGAGEEAAQLMRAHMLTASAALAQYMRRARS, encoded by the coding sequence ATGACCCGATCCCCCGCGACGCTTGCCGAAACCATCCGCCTGCACCTGGCCGACGACATCACCGCCGGCCGCATCGCACCCGGCAGCGTGATCGATGAAAGCGCCCTGGCCGAGCGCTTCGGCGCGTCCCGCACGCCCGCGCGGGAAGCCTTGCGGGAGCTGGCCTCCGCCGGCCTGGTGGTGATCGAGCCACGTCGCGGCGCCCGTGTCGCCAGCGTGACGCTGGAGCAGCTGGCCGAGATGTTCGAGCTGATGGCCGAGACGGAGGCCATGTGCGCGCGCCTGTCCACCTTCCGCATGACCGCCACGGAACGCTTCGCGCTGCAATCCCTGCATGCCGACTTCACGGCCGACGAGACGGCGCTCGATGCCTATGACGAATACAACCGCGGCTTCCACGCCCTGCTGTACCGGGGCACGCACAACAGCGTGCTGGCCGAGCACGCCATGGCGCTCCGGCTCCGGCTGGCACCCTATCGCCGCGCGCAGTTCCACGAGGACCGCCGCATCCAGCGGTCCTTCGCCGAGCACGGCGCGATCCTGGAGCAGGTGTTGCGCGGCGCGGGGGAAGAGGCGGCGCAGCTGATGCGCGCGCATATGCTGACGGCGAGCGCGGCCCTGGCGCAGTATATGCGGCGGGCGCGAAGCTAG
- a CDS encoding aldehyde dehydrogenase family protein — MLDTPNPAPGSPLLDPAALAKAISGYHFIGGRYTPARSGKTFDVVNPATGAAVAQAADGDAADVDAAVTEAARAQKEWARMPARKRGALVYQAATLIREHVEELARLVALETGKALRTESRVEANNVADIFEFFGGLGGELKGETVPFGPDVLNVTVREPLGVVGAIIPWNIPMMLMALKAAPALVAGNSIVVKSAEEAPLAVLRIVELMNRVLPAGVFNILSGQGPECGAPLVAHKLVRKVTFTGSVETGRIIARVAADKLIPATLELGGKSPMIVFADCDFEKTVAGALTSMRFTRQGQSCTAASRIFVERPIFDRFVAEMAKRVDAMVMGDPLDEKTDIGTIISPEQFSKVQGFIAEGEKTAGATGRACSAMPSDPALKKGLFIRPYIFTGLTKDSRLVREEIFGPVTTVFPFDSADEVLAEANDSEFGLAATVWTNDLKIALGFAHGLEAGLVQVNQNLVVQPNLSYGGVKNSGLGKEASLESMLEHFTHKKTIMVNMA, encoded by the coding sequence ATGCTCGACACGCCAAACCCCGCGCCCGGCAGCCCCCTGCTCGATCCCGCAGCACTGGCGAAAGCGATCTCAGGGTATCATTTCATTGGTGGGCGGTACACGCCCGCCCGGTCCGGCAAGACCTTTGATGTCGTGAACCCCGCCACCGGCGCGGCGGTGGCCCAGGCCGCCGATGGCGACGCGGCGGATGTCGATGCCGCGGTGACCGAGGCGGCCCGCGCGCAGAAGGAATGGGCCAGGATGCCCGCCCGCAAGCGCGGCGCGCTCGTGTACCAGGCGGCCACCCTGATCCGCGAGCATGTGGAGGAGCTGGCCCGGCTGGTGGCGCTGGAGACCGGCAAGGCGCTGCGAACGGAAAGCCGCGTCGAGGCCAACAACGTGGCCGACATCTTCGAGTTCTTCGGCGGCCTGGGTGGTGAGCTGAAGGGCGAGACCGTGCCCTTCGGCCCCGACGTGCTGAACGTCACGGTGCGTGAGCCGCTGGGCGTGGTCGGCGCCATCATCCCCTGGAACATCCCGATGATGCTGATGGCGCTGAAGGCGGCGCCCGCCCTGGTCGCCGGCAACAGCATCGTCGTGAAGTCGGCCGAGGAAGCACCGCTGGCGGTGCTGCGCATCGTGGAATTGATGAACCGCGTGCTGCCGGCCGGCGTGTTCAACATCCTGTCCGGCCAGGGCCCGGAATGCGGTGCGCCGCTGGTGGCGCACAAGCTGGTGCGCAAGGTGACCTTCACCGGCTCGGTCGAGACCGGCCGCATCATCGCCCGGGTCGCCGCCGATAAGCTGATCCCGGCGACGCTGGAACTCGGTGGCAAGTCGCCCATGATCGTCTTCGCGGATTGTGACTTCGAGAAGACTGTGGCCGGCGCGCTGACCTCGATGCGCTTCACCCGCCAGGGGCAAAGCTGCACGGCGGCCAGCCGCATCTTCGTGGAGCGGCCGATCTTCGACAGGTTCGTGGCCGAGATGGCCAAGCGCGTGGACGCCATGGTGATGGGCGACCCGCTGGACGAGAAGACCGACATCGGCACCATCATCTCGCCCGAGCAGTTCAGCAAGGTGCAGGGCTTCATCGCCGAGGGCGAGAAGACCGCCGGCGCCACCGGCCGCGCCTGCTCCGCCATGCCCAGCGACCCGGCGCTGAAGAAGGGCCTGTTCATCCGCCCCTACATCTTCACCGGCCTGACCAAGGACAGCCGGCTGGTGCGCGAGGAGATCTTCGGCCCCGTCACCACCGTCTTTCCCTTCGACAGCGCCGACGAAGTGCTGGCCGAGGCGAACGACAGCGAGTTCGGCCTGGCCGCCACGGTCTGGACCAACGACCTGAAGATCGCGCTGGGCTTCGCGCACGGGCTGGAGGCCGGGCTGGTGCAGGTCAACCAGAACCTGGTGGTGCAGCCCAACCTGTCCTACGGCGGCGTCAAGAACTCCGGCCTGGGCAAGGAAGCCAGCCTGGAATCCATGCTGGAGCATTTCACCCACAAGAAGACGATCATGGTGAACATGGCCTGA
- a CDS encoding AmpG family muropeptide MFS transporter, giving the protein MRTLQLFKNPRFLVMLALGFSAGAPLPLVLGILRRWMTESGISLTEIGMTALIGLPYSLKFVWSPLLDNALPPAFRSWGRRRGWLAVIQPLLMVAILLMGASDPALAPLATVAAAIAVAFLSASQDIVIDAYRIEMLEEREQGLGLAFYVWGYRLALLAVGAGVLWVSEYTGWFWAFAYAAALILVGFLAVWLGPDVLSPRPRIAVAGFAARMRAAIVDPFADFTRRPYWLAILLFVALFKLGEALAAVMVTPFQAQLGFTRGEVAQVGSVFGLFATLLGALAGGWLVLRIGTARALILTGLGQMLSNVMYIWLAYAGHDMTVFYLQTGVENFTDGLADAAFLTYLSALTSRAFTATQYALLSSLAAVGTRTVGAFSGSLAESLGWPAFYAVTMLAALPAMAIMLFLLRRLPPEPEAARA; this is encoded by the coding sequence ATGCGCACGCTCCAGCTGTTCAAGAATCCCCGCTTCCTGGTCATGCTCGCCCTGGGCTTCTCGGCGGGCGCACCCTTGCCGCTGGTGCTCGGCATCCTGCGGCGCTGGATGACCGAATCCGGCATCTCGTTGACCGAGATCGGCATGACCGCGCTGATCGGCTTGCCCTACTCCCTGAAGTTCGTGTGGTCGCCGCTGCTGGACAACGCCCTGCCCCCGGCCTTCCGGTCCTGGGGCCGCAGGCGAGGCTGGCTGGCGGTCATCCAGCCGCTGCTGATGGTGGCCATCCTGCTGATGGGCGCCTCCGATCCCGCGCTGGCGCCGCTGGCCACCGTCGCTGCCGCCATTGCGGTCGCGTTTCTGTCCGCCAGCCAGGACATCGTCATCGATGCGTATCGCATCGAGATGCTGGAGGAACGCGAGCAGGGCCTCGGCCTCGCCTTCTATGTCTGGGGGTACCGGCTGGCTTTGCTGGCGGTGGGGGCCGGCGTCCTGTGGGTGTCGGAATACACCGGGTGGTTCTGGGCCTTCGCCTATGCCGCCGCGCTGATCCTGGTCGGCTTTCTGGCTGTGTGGCTGGGGCCGGACGTGCTGTCCCCCCGTCCCCGCATCGCGGTGGCCGGCTTCGCGGCCCGCATGCGGGCCGCGATCGTCGACCCTTTCGCCGACTTCACGCGCCGGCCTTACTGGCTCGCGATCCTGCTGTTCGTGGCGTTGTTCAAGCTGGGCGAGGCTTTGGCCGCCGTGATGGTCACGCCCTTCCAGGCACAGCTCGGCTTCACGCGCGGCGAGGTGGCGCAGGTCGGCAGCGTGTTCGGGCTGTTCGCCACGCTGCTGGGGGCGCTGGCGGGCGGCTGGCTGGTGCTGCGCATCGGCACCGCGCGGGCATTGATCCTGACGGGGCTGGGGCAGATGCTGTCCAACGTCATGTATATCTGGCTTGCCTATGCCGGCCACGACATGACGGTCTTCTATCTGCAGACCGGCGTGGAGAACTTCACCGATGGTTTGGCCGACGCCGCCTTCCTGACCTATCTCTCGGCGCTGACCAGTCGCGCCTTCACGGCGACCCAATATGCGCTGCTATCATCGCTGGCGGCGGTCGGCACCCGCACGGTCGGTGCGTTCAGCGGGTCGCTGGCGGAAAGCCTCGGCTGGCCGGCCTTCTATGCCGTCACCATGCTGGCGGCGTTGCCGGCCATGGCGATCATGCTGTTCCTGCTACGGCGATTGCCGCCGGAGCCGGAGGCGGCTCGGGCTTGA
- a CDS encoding D-cysteine desulfhydrase, protein MNLARFPRIRLGHLPTPLEPMENLSRHLAGPNGGPNLWIKRDDCTGLSTGGNKTRKLEYLMADARAQGADTVITQGATQSNHARQTAAAAAKLGFECHILLEDRTGYDDAAYTQSGNVLLDKLHGATVSRRPGGADMAAEMETLAAELRAKGRKPYVIPGGGSNAVGALGYVNAALELVAQAAEIGLRIDHVVHATGSAGTQAGLVAGLVALNSGIPVLGIGVRAPREKQEANVFALAEKVVAHLGLPGIVKPEHVVANCDYVGQGYGIPTEGMVAAVKLLAEQEGILLDPVYSGKGMAGMVDLIGKGHFKPGENVVFLHTGGAVGLFGYPEAFALPAEAG, encoded by the coding sequence ATGAACCTCGCCCGCTTTCCCCGCATTCGCCTTGGCCACCTGCCGACGCCGCTGGAGCCGATGGAAAATCTGTCGCGCCACCTCGCCGGCCCGAACGGCGGCCCCAACCTCTGGATCAAGCGGGACGACTGCACCGGCCTGTCCACCGGCGGCAACAAGACGCGCAAGCTGGAATACCTGATGGCCGACGCCCGCGCGCAGGGTGCCGACACGGTGATCACCCAGGGCGCCACCCAGTCCAACCATGCGCGGCAGACGGCGGCGGCGGCGGCCAAGCTTGGGTTTGAATGCCATATCCTGCTGGAAGACCGCACGGGATACGACGATGCCGCCTATACCCAGTCCGGCAACGTGCTCCTGGACAAGCTGCACGGTGCCACCGTGTCCCGCCGCCCCGGCGGGGCCGACATGGCGGCGGAGATGGAAACGCTGGCCGCCGAGCTGCGGGCCAAGGGCCGCAAGCCCTACGTGATTCCGGGCGGCGGCTCCAACGCCGTCGGCGCGCTGGGCTACGTGAACGCGGCGCTGGAGCTGGTGGCGCAGGCGGCCGAGATCGGGCTGCGGATCGACCACGTGGTGCATGCTACGGGCAGCGCGGGCACGCAGGCTGGCTTGGTCGCCGGGCTGGTGGCGCTGAATTCCGGCATTCCCGTGCTGGGCATCGGCGTGCGCGCACCGCGCGAGAAGCAGGAAGCCAATGTCTTCGCGCTGGCCGAAAAGGTGGTGGCGCATCTTGGCCTGCCCGGCATCGTCAAGCCGGAGCACGTGGTGGCGAACTGCGACTACGTGGGCCAGGGCTACGGCATCCCGACCGAAGGCATGGTCGCGGCCGTGAAGCTGCTGGCGGAGCAGGAAGGCATCCTTCTGGACCCGGTGTATTCCGGCAAGGGCATGGCCGGCATGGTGGACCTGATCGGCAAGGGCCACTTCAAGCCGGGCGAGAACGTGGTGTTCTTGCACACCGGCGGCGCGGTGGGCCTGTTCGGCTACCCCGAGGCCTTCGCCCTCCCGGCCGAGGCCGGCTGA
- a CDS encoding AEC family transporter, with protein sequence MLETLGVVLPVFGLILLGGLARWRGVLGPHAVSELNRFVVWLALPAMLFSIMAKASLATLWQPGFVAAFGLGSLLLFCVTVAMRRGVLAEAGLDGLNAAYPNTGYMGFPLAAAALGPASLPLMTMATILTVCFVFAFGVICIEIGQQAGQSPWRLARRVGLALVRNPMLVAPALGAMASAAGISLPGSLDRFLALLGAAASPCALVALGAFLAQARGGRRTAWGAVAWLTGLKLVALPVLVWLLAAPLLQLPVLQVQAAVLAAALPTGTGPFMLAEYYRRDAGTTSATILASTVLSVLTVAAYLAWAR encoded by the coding sequence ATGCTTGAAACCCTGGGCGTCGTCCTACCGGTCTTCGGGCTGATCCTGCTGGGCGGGCTGGCGCGGTGGCGCGGGGTGCTGGGGCCGCACGCGGTGTCAGAGCTGAACCGCTTCGTGGTGTGGCTGGCGCTGCCGGCGATGCTGTTCAGCATCATGGCCAAGGCCTCGCTCGCCACGTTGTGGCAGCCGGGCTTCGTCGCGGCCTTCGGGCTGGGGTCCCTGCTGCTGTTCTGCGTCACCGTCGCGATGCGGCGCGGCGTTCTGGCCGAAGCGGGGCTGGACGGCTTGAACGCCGCCTATCCGAACACCGGCTACATGGGCTTTCCGCTGGCCGCGGCGGCGCTAGGGCCCGCCAGCCTGCCTTTGATGACGATGGCCACCATCCTCACCGTCTGCTTCGTCTTCGCCTTCGGCGTCATTTGCATCGAGATCGGCCAGCAGGCGGGGCAAAGCCCGTGGCGCCTCGCCCGGCGAGTCGGGCTGGCGCTGGTCCGCAACCCCATGCTGGTGGCGCCGGCCCTGGGCGCGATGGCTTCCGCGGCCGGGATTTCGCTGCCGGGCAGCCTGGATCGCTTTCTGGCTTTGCTGGGTGCTGCGGCCTCGCCCTGCGCGCTGGTGGCGCTCGGCGCCTTTCTGGCGCAGGCACGGGGCGGGCGACGCACCGCCTGGGGCGCGGTGGCGTGGCTGACCGGCCTGAAGCTGGTGGCCCTGCCGGTGCTGGTGTGGCTGCTGGCCGCGCCCCTGCTGCAACTGCCGGTCCTGCAGGTGCAGGCCGCCGTGCTGGCTGCGGCGCTGCCGACCGGCACGGGGCCGTTCATGCTGGCGGAATACTACCGGCGGGATGCCGGCACGACCTCTGCCACCATTCTGGCCAGCACGGTGCTGTCCGTGCTGACCGTCGCCGCCTATCTGGCCTGGGCCCGGTAA
- the smpB gene encoding SsrA-binding protein SmpB, with the protein MAAKDKKKSALISHGTAAQNRKARFDYKIGEVFEAGLVLVGPEVKSLRSGRAALTDAWAGERDGEMWLFNCYIPEWQAGSVVAKFEPRRPRKLLLHKKQVEALSGSITRDGITLVPMELLFNDRGIAKVVLGVGEGKSKADKRHAIAARDWQRDKSRLMRGDKI; encoded by the coding sequence ATGGCCGCCAAGGACAAGAAGAAGTCGGCGCTGATCTCGCACGGCACCGCCGCGCAGAATCGCAAGGCCCGCTTCGACTACAAGATCGGCGAGGTGTTCGAGGCCGGTCTCGTGCTGGTGGGGCCGGAGGTGAAGTCGCTGCGGTCCGGCCGCGCCGCGCTGACCGACGCCTGGGCCGGCGAGCGGGACGGCGAGATGTGGCTGTTCAACTGCTATATTCCCGAATGGCAGGCCGGCAGCGTGGTGGCGAAGTTCGAGCCGCGCCGCCCCCGCAAGCTGCTGCTGCACAAGAAGCAGGTGGAGGCGCTGTCCGGCTCCATCACGCGGGACGGCATCACCCTGGTGCCGATGGAGCTGCTGTTCAACGACCGTGGCATCGCCAAGGTCGTGCTGGGCGTGGGCGAGGGCAAGTCCAAGGCCGACAAGCGCCACGCCATCGCGGCACGCGACTGGCAGCGGGACAAGTCGCGGCTGATGCGGGGCGACAAGATCTAG